In Pseudomonas fluorescens NCIMB 11764, a single window of DNA contains:
- a CDS encoding BON domain-containing protein, with amino-acid sequence MNDLSLRKTILEELEFKPEIDAASIGVAVDNGIVTLSGHVNSYAQKVSAERAVKGIKGVRAVAEEIQVRLDKGAGTADDTIANRALNIISWSADLPDGDIKVIVQNGWITLEGEVDWQYQKEIVERAVRKLSGVVGVDNRLTLVPRVDVVDIQHRIEEALKRNAEVDAKEIHVKVDGDVVSLEGNVHLWRQRRIAERAAWSVPGVREVNDHLRLA; translated from the coding sequence ATGAACGACCTGAGCCTGCGTAAAACCATTTTGGAAGAACTTGAATTCAAGCCGGAAATAGACGCCGCGAGCATTGGCGTTGCCGTGGACAATGGCATCGTCACGCTCTCCGGTCACGTCAACAGCTATGCTCAGAAAGTCAGTGCAGAACGTGCGGTAAAAGGCATCAAAGGGGTACGCGCTGTTGCCGAAGAAATCCAGGTCAGGCTGGACAAAGGCGCCGGTACAGCGGACGACACCATCGCGAACCGTGCCTTGAACATCATCAGCTGGAGTGCCGACCTACCCGACGGTGACATTAAAGTCATCGTGCAGAATGGCTGGATCACCCTTGAGGGTGAAGTGGACTGGCAGTACCAGAAAGAAATCGTCGAGCGAGCCGTGCGCAAGTTGTCCGGCGTGGTTGGCGTGGACAATCGTCTCACCCTCGTCCCCCGGGTGGATGTGGTCGATATCCAGCACCGCATTGAAGAAGCGCTCAAGCGCAACGCCGAAGTCGACGCCAAGGAGATTCACGTCAAGGTCGATGGGGATGTTGTGAGTCTGGAAGGCAACGTTCATTTGTGGCGCCAGCGTCGAATAGCCGAACGGGCGGCCTGGTCCGTGCCAGGCGTGAGGGAGGTGAACGATCATTTGCGTCTTGCCTGA
- a CDS encoding Lpp/OprI family alanine-zipper lipoprotein, producing MNKRVSFVLLSILLATAAGCSSQHTQEIDARLESAENNAATARLRADEAYLKAQLAIEIASQAQRTADEANVRASRMAGKVPRQ from the coding sequence ATGAACAAGCGCGTGTCTTTTGTATTGCTGAGCATTCTGTTGGCAACGGCGGCCGGTTGTAGTAGTCAGCACACCCAGGAAATCGACGCACGATTGGAGTCCGCGGAAAATAACGCCGCGACTGCACGGCTGCGGGCCGATGAGGCGTACCTGAAGGCACAGTTGGCTATCGAGATAGCCAGTCAGGCGCAACGCACGGCCGATGAGGCGAATGTGCGTGCCAGCCGGATGGCCGGCAAGGTGCCACGCCAGTGA
- a CDS encoding universal stress protein gives MLKLKRILLIAPAEMTRTPAFERAQALACATGALLHIVAFDYVQALAVAGLFDHDAMAQAREGYLQVHRHWLEQQARFQRCGGMQVTTEVVWAKSSPAHLLEYVNDFHADLVIKDTHYVPALDRAFHQPLDWRLLRDCPAHLHLVTEARNPKPLKILCTVDLSHLEDMTQGLNDRVLDLGSTLAASCGAALSLLSVNSWSVVGDSAISVPTVTLAHSLRDAVNDAQQEAFEALADRYGIQTTHRHLLTGIPHTVITQFARQNAFDMVVLGAVYQHGIDRFVGSTAESVLNRAPCSLTIVKPLPRLDGFSDR, from the coding sequence ATGTTGAAGCTCAAACGTATCCTGTTGATTGCCCCCGCCGAAATGACCCGCACCCCGGCGTTTGAGCGGGCGCAGGCACTGGCCTGCGCAACCGGTGCGTTGTTGCACATCGTTGCGTTCGACTATGTCCAGGCGCTGGCGGTAGCCGGGCTGTTTGACCATGATGCGATGGCCCAGGCACGGGAGGGCTATTTGCAGGTGCATCGACACTGGCTGGAGCAGCAAGCCAGGTTTCAACGGTGCGGGGGGATGCAGGTGACCACGGAGGTGGTCTGGGCGAAATCGAGCCCGGCGCACCTGCTTGAGTACGTAAATGACTTCCATGCGGACCTGGTGATCAAGGACACCCATTATGTGCCAGCACTCGACCGGGCTTTTCACCAACCCCTCGACTGGCGGTTGCTGCGTGATTGTCCGGCTCACTTGCATCTGGTGACTGAGGCCAGGAATCCCAAACCGCTCAAAATACTTTGCACAGTCGATCTGTCTCATCTGGAGGATATGACTCAAGGGCTGAACGACCGGGTGCTCGATCTGGGCTCGACGCTGGCAGCATCCTGCGGTGCCGCCTTGTCTCTGCTGAGCGTTAACAGTTGGTCCGTGGTGGGCGATTCAGCGATAAGCGTGCCGACCGTGACGCTGGCTCACAGTTTGAGAGACGCGGTCAACGATGCGCAGCAGGAGGCTTTTGAGGCGCTTGCCGATCGTTACGGTATTCAAACAACACACCGACATCTCCTGACGGGTATCCCGCACACAGTCATTACACAGTTCGCCCGGCAGAATGCCTTTGACATGGTGGTGCTTGGCGCGGTCTATCAACACGGCATCGACAGGTTCGTCGGCAGTACCGCCGAGAGCGTGCTGAACCGGGCGCCCTGCAGTTTGACCATCGTCAAACCCTTGCCCAGGCTCGACGGATTCAGCGACCGGTAA
- a CDS encoding MBL fold metallo-hydrolase RNA specificity domain-containing protein — MRMTFLGAAGTVTGSKYLLEHRDQHVLIDCGLFQGYKQLRLHNWDPFQLPVGDLGAIVLTHAHLDHSGYLPVLVRNGYRGPVYATPATCELVRILLLDSGRLQEEAAEFANRHGFSRHNPALPLYTEQDAERALKLLHPVELHHRVNIVPGMSIQFRCAGHILGAATVEVIADGITLVCSGDLGRPDDPLMFAPETVEQADYLLVESTYGDRKHPVEPPEAQLAEVITRTALRHGITLVPSFAVGRAQLLMYHLYRLKQRHAIPDVPIYLNSPMATDVTSLYQRFRSEHRLSLEECEGMCHIAKFVRTTKDSIELDRQRTPAVIIAASGMATGGRVIHHLKALAPNPINTLLMPGFQAGGTRGAQIVAGAPSVRIHGKDVPIRAEVVPIQTLSAHADADEIMQWLRGFKRPPRHTYVVHGEPNASDVLRRRISLELGWSVSVPEYRDSVELAP; from the coding sequence ATGCGAATGACATTTCTCGGTGCGGCAGGCACGGTCACCGGCAGCAAATACCTGCTGGAACATCGCGACCAACATGTACTGATCGATTGCGGCCTGTTCCAGGGCTATAAACAGCTTCGGTTGCATAACTGGGACCCATTCCAGCTCCCGGTTGGCGACCTCGGCGCCATCGTGCTGACCCATGCCCACCTGGATCACAGCGGCTACCTGCCCGTATTGGTGCGCAATGGTTATCGCGGGCCGGTGTATGCCACACCCGCCACCTGTGAACTGGTGAGAATCCTGCTATTGGACAGTGGCCGCCTGCAGGAAGAGGCCGCCGAGTTCGCCAATCGGCATGGTTTCTCCCGGCACAACCCGGCATTGCCGCTGTATACCGAGCAAGATGCCGAGCGGGCACTGAAACTGTTACACCCCGTGGAGTTACATCACCGGGTCAACATTGTCCCGGGCATGAGCATTCAGTTTCGTTGTGCCGGGCATATATTGGGCGCGGCAACGGTGGAGGTGATCGCCGACGGCATCACGCTGGTGTGCTCAGGCGATCTGGGGCGGCCAGATGATCCATTGATGTTCGCGCCTGAAACGGTCGAGCAGGCTGATTACTTGCTGGTGGAGTCGACCTACGGCGATCGCAAGCATCCGGTCGAGCCGCCGGAGGCGCAATTGGCCGAAGTCATCACCCGCACCGCGCTGCGCCATGGCATCACCTTGGTACCATCGTTCGCCGTGGGCCGCGCCCAGTTGCTGATGTACCACCTGTATCGGCTGAAACAGCGACATGCGATTCCCGATGTGCCGATCTATCTAAACAGCCCGATGGCCACGGACGTCACCAGTTTGTACCAGCGTTTTCGCAGCGAGCACCGGTTATCCCTCGAGGAATGCGAAGGCATGTGTCATATCGCCAAGTTCGTACGCACCACCAAGGACTCGATCGAGCTGGATCGCCAGCGCACGCCGGCGGTGATTATCGCTGCCAGTGGCATGGCCACGGGGGGACGGGTGATCCACCACCTCAAGGCGCTGGCCCCCAACCCGATCAACACGCTGCTGATGCCGGGTTTCCAGGCCGGCGGTACCCGTGGCGCGCAAATTGTCGCGGGCGCTCCTTCGGTGCGCATCCATGGCAAGGATGTGCCGATCAGGGCCGAGGTGGTGCCGATACAAACCCTGTCCGCGCATGCTGACGCCGATGAAATCATGCAGTGGCTGCGCGGGTTCAAGCGACCGCCCAGACACACCTATGTCGTGCACGGAGAACCCAATGCCTCGGATGTACTGCGCCGACGTATCAGCCTGGAACTGGGGTGGTCGGTTTCGGTGCCGGAATATCGCGACAGTGTTGAACTGGCTCCCTGA
- a CDS encoding cytochrome b: MTRHSEPQRYAALSITLHWLMLGLFVGVYACIELKGLLPRQHPLRSPLLGTHALFGLAIFSLVWVRLLARLQKRPPISPRPPAWQTAMAHLTHLALYALMIATPLLGWLMLSAAGKPIPYFDFTLPSPIAVDPDMAKQLKHWHEWVGTAGYWLIGLHACAGVFHHYWVRDNTLTRMLPKRFLP, translated from the coding sequence ATGACAAGACACTCAGAACCACAGCGGTATGCAGCACTTTCAATCACCTTGCACTGGCTGATGCTCGGGCTGTTTGTCGGCGTCTATGCCTGTATCGAGCTCAAAGGCTTGCTCCCCCGCCAGCATCCATTGAGGAGCCCATTGCTGGGCACCCATGCATTGTTTGGACTGGCAATCTTCTCCTTGGTATGGGTCCGGTTACTCGCTCGTTTGCAAAAACGCCCGCCCATCTCGCCCCGCCCTCCGGCCTGGCAGACCGCGATGGCGCACCTGACCCATCTTGCGCTTTATGCACTGATGATCGCGACACCCCTGCTCGGCTGGCTGATGCTCAGTGCTGCCGGAAAACCGATACCGTATTTTGATTTCACACTGCCCTCGCCCATCGCAGTCGACCCCGATATGGCGAAGCAGTTGAAACACTGGCATGAGTGGGTAGGTACCGCCGGGTACTGGCTGATTGGCTTGCATGCTTGCGCAGGCGTTTTCCATCACTACTGGGTGCGTGACAACACCCTTACACGCATGCTGCCCAAACGCTTCCTGCCCTAG
- a CDS encoding thermostable hemolysin: MPDFEWNIPLPLRFGHAETPTMSLARALPDTLERPVFEAFIQQRFRKAHGADIRHFMPELFGMSDATGTLCAVAGVRRANDESLFLERYLDESIEPLISATADRPVDRSGIVEVGNLAASDTGSARMSIIAITYLLALGGLEWVAFTGNIGLVNSFHRLGLKPVTLCAADPSRLGDDRHSWGSYYESKPWVHVGNIRAGFIHLRNIGMFNRLGLPLSIEESSHVA; encoded by the coding sequence ATGCCCGATTTTGAATGGAATATTCCTCTACCCCTGCGCTTCGGCCACGCCGAAACGCCGACGATGAGTCTGGCCAGAGCGTTGCCTGACACCCTCGAGCGCCCAGTCTTCGAAGCCTTCATTCAGCAACGCTTTCGTAAGGCACACGGCGCCGATATACGTCACTTCATGCCCGAGCTGTTCGGCATGAGCGATGCAACAGGCACGCTCTGCGCGGTTGCCGGTGTGCGCCGGGCCAACGACGAATCGTTGTTTCTGGAACGTTATCTGGACGAGTCGATCGAGCCGCTGATCAGTGCCACTGCCGACCGCCCTGTGGATCGCAGCGGCATCGTCGAGGTCGGCAACCTGGCTGCCAGCGACACCGGCAGTGCGCGAATGAGCATCATCGCCATCACGTACCTGCTGGCTTTGGGCGGCCTGGAATGGGTGGCGTTCACCGGCAATATCGGCCTGGTGAACAGCTTTCATCGCCTGGGCCTGAAGCCCGTAACCCTCTGCGCTGCCGATCCCTCGCGGCTGGGCGATGACCGCCACAGCTGGGGCAGTTACTACGAGAGCAAACCCTGGGTGCACGTCGGCAACATACGCGCCGGCTTCATCCATTTGCGCAACATTGGCATGTTCAATCGCCTGGGGTTGCCATTGTCCATCGAGGAATCCAGCCATGTCGCCTGA
- a CDS encoding AMP-binding protein, with amino-acid sequence MSPELQRFKQTLRSHAERKSNAIALWGDHLKVDYATLYAEVVYRQQRLRDENFKVVALALDNGVDAMLWDLAALFEGLTCLTLPPFFSPAQRIHCLEQSQAGLVIAEPELADELQSAGYEKNGEFWRRTFNGPNRMPEGTAKLTFTSGTTGTPKGVCLSAESLLTVARELDQASKPADPQHHLALLPLAILLENLGCYAALYAGATLSVPSQKTLGIQGASGVDVPRLLGCLATRAPESLILVPQLLLMLVSAAEQKAFNPYPLRFAAVGGARVSEELLHRAQRIGLPVYEGYGLSECASVVCLNRPEARRPGSVGQPLPHVEIRLAQDGEVLVKGATLLGYLGEAPHTDEWWPTGDLGEFDPDGFLYLKGRKKHQFVTSFGRNVNPEWVEAELTQRRHIAQAFVYGEAMPRNHALLWPHRPDCTDEELAAAVAQANEALPDYAQVHHWTRLDQPFTPANGLLTANGRPRRDAIVERYRAQLTESALSEVSAS; translated from the coding sequence ATGTCGCCTGAACTGCAGCGGTTCAAGCAAACCCTGCGCAGCCATGCCGAGCGCAAGTCCAACGCCATCGCCTTGTGGGGCGATCACCTGAAAGTGGATTACGCCACGTTGTATGCCGAAGTGGTGTACCGCCAGCAGCGCTTGCGCGATGAAAACTTCAAGGTGGTTGCCCTGGCGCTGGACAATGGCGTCGACGCCATGCTCTGGGACCTGGCCGCGCTGTTCGAAGGCCTGACCTGCCTGACGTTGCCCCCTTTTTTCAGCCCGGCTCAACGCATCCATTGCCTGGAACAGAGTCAGGCCGGGCTGGTGATTGCCGAGCCGGAACTGGCGGACGAACTGCAAAGCGCCGGGTACGAAAAAAACGGCGAGTTCTGGCGCCGCACCTTCAACGGCCCGAACCGGATGCCGGAAGGGACCGCCAAACTGACGTTCACCTCCGGTACCACCGGTACACCCAAAGGCGTGTGCCTCAGCGCCGAGAGCCTGTTAACGGTCGCACGCGAACTGGATCAAGCGAGCAAACCCGCTGACCCGCAACATCACCTGGCCCTGTTGCCCTTGGCGATCCTGCTGGAAAACCTCGGCTGCTATGCCGCGCTGTATGCCGGCGCCACCTTGAGCGTGCCGAGCCAGAAAACCCTGGGCATTCAGGGCGCCAGCGGTGTGGATGTGCCACGCCTGCTCGGTTGCCTGGCCACACGTGCCCCCGAAAGCCTGATCCTGGTGCCGCAACTGCTGTTGATGCTGGTCAGCGCCGCCGAACAAAAAGCCTTCAATCCTTATCCATTGCGTTTTGCCGCGGTGGGTGGGGCACGGGTCAGCGAAGAATTACTGCACCGTGCGCAACGGATCGGTCTGCCGGTGTACGAAGGCTACGGGCTGTCGGAGTGTGCCTCGGTGGTCTGCCTCAATCGGCCCGAGGCCCGACGTCCCGGCAGTGTCGGCCAGCCACTTCCCCACGTAGAGATTCGCCTGGCACAGGATGGCGAAGTGCTGGTCAAGGGCGCGACGCTGCTCGGTTACCTGGGTGAGGCGCCGCACACCGATGAGTGGTGGCCGACCGGGGATCTTGGTGAATTCGACCCTGACGGTTTTCTCTACCTGAAAGGGCGCAAGAAACATCAATTCGTCACCAGTTTCGGACGCAACGTCAATCCGGAATGGGTTGAGGCCGAATTGACCCAGCGCCGCCATATCGCCCAGGCCTTCGTGTACGGCGAAGCCATGCCGCGAAACCATGCGTTGCTCTGGCCCCATCGACCGGATTGCACGGACGAAGAACTGGCCGCTGCCGTCGCACAGGCCAACGAAGCCTTGCCCGATTACGCCCAGGTCCATCACTGGACCCGTCTTGATCAACCCTTCACTCCCGCCAATGGCCTGCTCACCGCCAATGGCCGCCCACGCCGTGACGCCATCGTCGAGCGTTACCGGGCGCAACTGACTGAATCAGCACTTTCCGAGGTATCCGCATCATGA
- a CDS encoding TenA family transcriptional regulator: MSFFDTLQEATQQERHTLFNLPIIRDALEGKVSLESYRAFLAQAYYHVRHTVPLMMACGARLPTRLEWLRKAVCEYIEDEYGHEQWILDDIEACGGDRNAVRDGRPSMPIELMVSFLYDLIARDNPVGLFGMVNVLEGTSIALATHAAGSIRERLGLPESAFSYLSSHGSLDIEHMQTYRRLMNTLDDPADQAAVIHASKVVYTLYTDMFRGLPRDGENLHAPV, from the coding sequence ATGAGTTTTTTCGACACGCTGCAAGAAGCCACGCAACAAGAACGCCATACATTGTTCAATCTGCCGATCATCCGCGACGCGCTTGAGGGCAAGGTCAGCCTGGAAAGCTATCGCGCGTTCCTGGCGCAAGCCTATTACCACGTGCGCCACACCGTGCCGTTGATGATGGCCTGCGGCGCCCGTCTGCCGACACGCCTGGAATGGTTGCGTAAAGCGGTGTGCGAGTACATCGAGGACGAATACGGTCACGAACAATGGATATTGGACGATATCGAAGCCTGCGGCGGCGACAGGAACGCGGTGCGCGACGGTCGTCCATCCATGCCGATTGAGTTGATGGTCAGCTTTCTCTACGACCTGATTGCTCGCGACAACCCGGTCGGCCTGTTCGGCATGGTCAACGTGCTGGAAGGCACCAGCATCGCCCTGGCCACCCACGCTGCCGGCAGCATTCGCGAGCGACTGGGCTTGCCGGAGAGCGCCTTCAGCTACCTCAGCTCCCATGGCTCCCTGGACATCGAACACATGCAGACCTATCGCCGGCTGATGAACACCCTCGACGATCCGGCGGATCAGGCGGCCGTGATCCACGCCTCCAAAGTGGTGTACACGCTCTACACCGATATGTTCCGTGGTTTGCCGCGCGACGGGGAGAACCTGCATGCGCCTGTCTGA
- a CDS encoding SDR family oxidoreductase gives MRLSEARVVLTGASGGIGLAIASALCASGAHVLAVTRHRESLEPLLARYPQHLCWIGADLTVLSDRRKVLTAAESIGGINLLINAAGVNHFAMLEQLEDSDIHAMLAVNISAPICLTKLLLPLLKKAESAMVVNVGSTYGSIGYPGYASYCATKFALRGFSEALRRELADTRVGVLYVAPRATRTSMNSPAAQALNDALKSNVDAPQTVASAVIHAIAGDRRDLYLGWPERFFVRLNSLLPNLVDRGLRKQLPLIRRLSQKPDNENLKP, from the coding sequence ATGCGCCTGTCTGAAGCTCGCGTGGTGCTGACCGGCGCCAGCGGTGGCATTGGCCTGGCGATCGCGTCTGCCTTGTGTGCCAGCGGTGCACACGTATTGGCGGTGACCCGGCATCGCGAATCCCTGGAACCGTTGCTGGCTCGCTATCCGCAGCACTTGTGCTGGATCGGCGCGGACCTGACCGTTCTGTCCGACCGGCGCAAGGTGTTGACCGCGGCGGAGTCTATTGGCGGAATCAATCTGCTGATCAACGCCGCCGGGGTCAACCACTTCGCCATGCTTGAGCAACTGGAGGACAGCGACATCCACGCCATGCTGGCGGTGAACATCAGCGCGCCGATCTGCCTGACCAAGTTGCTGTTGCCGCTGCTCAAGAAAGCCGAGAGCGCGATGGTGGTGAACGTCGGTTCGACCTATGGATCGATCGGTTACCCCGGCTACGCCAGCTATTGCGCCACCAAGTTCGCCTTGCGCGGCTTTTCCGAAGCCCTGCGCCGTGAACTGGCGGACACCCGGGTCGGCGTTCTCTACGTCGCGCCACGCGCCACCCGCACGAGCATGAACAGCCCGGCGGCGCAGGCCTTGAATGACGCTCTGAAATCCAATGTCGATGCTCCCCAGACAGTCGCCTCGGCGGTGATCCACGCGATTGCCGGCGACCGTCGCGATTTGTACCTGGGCTGGCCGGAGCGCTTTTTCGTGCGCCTGAACAGCCTGCTGCCCAATTTGGTGGACCGAGGCTTGCGCAAGCAATTGCCGCTGATCCGTCGCCTGAGTCAGAAGCCCGATAACGAGAACCTCAAACCATGA
- a CDS encoding tetratricopeptide repeat protein — MKKFTVCLLLTALSQSVWALDTADQQRLTGIQQSWAHIQYEMPADQRTAAFEKLAGQAAAFTRERQSVAEAWIWSGIVSSSWAGAQGGLGALSKVKDAKVDLEKALALDPKALQGSAYTSLGALYDRVPGWPIGFGDSDKAEQLLKQALQLNPNGIDSLYFWGDHLYRQKRYGEARSALQKALQAEPRPGRETADAGRRKEIEALLVDVNKKLD; from the coding sequence ATGAAAAAATTCACCGTTTGCCTGCTGCTCACCGCCCTGAGCCAAAGCGTCTGGGCGCTGGACACCGCTGACCAGCAACGCCTGACCGGCATCCAGCAAAGTTGGGCGCACATTCAATACGAAATGCCGGCCGACCAACGCACCGCAGCGTTTGAAAAGCTCGCGGGCCAGGCGGCTGCGTTTACCCGGGAGCGCCAATCGGTGGCCGAAGCCTGGATCTGGTCCGGTATAGTCAGCAGCAGTTGGGCCGGAGCCCAAGGCGGATTGGGTGCGTTGAGCAAGGTCAAGGACGCGAAGGTCGATCTGGAGAAAGCGCTGGCGCTGGACCCCAAAGCGCTGCAAGGCTCGGCCTATACCAGCCTTGGCGCCCTGTATGACCGCGTTCCTGGCTGGCCCATCGGTTTTGGTGATTCGGACAAGGCCGAGCAGCTACTCAAACAGGCCTTGCAACTTAACCCGAACGGCATCGATAGTCTGTACTTCTGGGGGGATCACCTCTACCGTCAAAAACGCTACGGCGAAGCCAGAAGCGCGCTGCAAAAAGCCCTGCAAGCGGAGCCAAGGCCGGGCCGGGAAACCGCCGATGCCGGACGCCGCAAGGAAATCGAAGCGTTGCTGGTGGACGTGAACAAGAAACTCGACTGA
- a CDS encoding response regulator produces the protein MRLLLIEDDVALGEGIHQALGREGYTVDWVQDGSSALHSLLSETFDLAVLDLGLPRMDGLEVLRRLRDSGSNLPVLILTARDATEDRIAGLDAGADDYLIKPFDLAELKARLRALLRRSAGRAQVLIEHAGISLNPGTQQVSYQGEPVALTPKEYQLLHELLSPPGRVMTRDHLMQLLYGWNEEAESNTLEVHIHHLRKKFSTDLIRTIRGVGYLVEERR, from the coding sequence GTGCGCTTATTACTGATCGAGGATGACGTAGCGTTGGGCGAAGGCATCCATCAGGCTCTGGGGCGAGAAGGTTACACCGTTGACTGGGTGCAGGACGGCAGCAGTGCCTTGCACTCGCTGCTCAGTGAAACCTTCGATCTTGCGGTGCTCGACCTTGGCTTGCCGCGTATGGACGGCCTTGAGGTACTGCGGCGTTTGCGTGACAGCGGCTCGAATTTGCCGGTGCTGATCCTTACCGCGCGCGATGCCACCGAAGACCGTATCGCCGGACTGGATGCCGGCGCTGACGATTACCTGATCAAACCCTTCGACCTGGCCGAGCTGAAGGCGCGCCTGCGAGCGTTGCTGCGGCGCAGCGCCGGTCGCGCCCAGGTGTTGATCGAACACGCCGGCATCAGCCTTAATCCTGGCACCCAGCAAGTCAGCTACCAGGGAGAACCGGTGGCACTGACGCCAAAGGAATATCAACTGCTCCACGAATTGCTCTCGCCACCGGGCCGAGTCATGACCCGCGATCATCTGATGCAGCTACTGTATGGCTGGAACGAAGAAGCCGAGAGCAACACCCTGGAAGTGCATATCCATCACTTGCGAAAGAAATTCTCAACCGACCTGATTCGCACCATCCGCGGTGTCGGATATCTGGTGGAGGAGCGCCGATGA
- a CDS encoding sensor histidine kinase, giving the protein MTSIRRRTLTLIIGLLLAGITMMSVLNLHDSNHEIAEVYDAQLAQNARLLQGVMRMPMASREHSDLYQAFNKALSEAEPRVDGHPYETKIAFQVWNPKGEVLVHTASAPSFGTPPGTPGFSDVVDLNHRHWRAFMLEDKQNGLRIWVGERDDVRSDLVDRIVRHTLGPNILGSLLLASMIWLAIGWGLKPLVDMAATLRARHPGSLEPLQLMPLPTELEPMQAALNRMLAQIQEVMGRERRFIADAAHEMRTPLAVLRVHAQNLMEAGSEEERCESLEHLIAGVDRASRLVNQLLTMARLEPQSAIRIPPTIDLVATVRASLVQMTPWLLNKGLELAFDVSDEIGPVRVDSAAIDIALNNLVTNAANFSPEHGLITVRLNKKADHYELSVEDEGPGINEEDRDRLFERFYSRGNDQGAGLGLNIVQAIADRLGGQIRLENRASKGLCATLEFHCF; this is encoded by the coding sequence ATGACCTCGATCAGGCGTCGCACCCTGACGCTGATCATCGGTCTGTTGCTCGCAGGTATTACGATGATGAGCGTGCTCAACCTGCACGACAGCAATCACGAAATCGCCGAAGTCTATGATGCTCAGCTGGCTCAGAATGCGCGACTGCTGCAAGGGGTCATGCGTATGCCCATGGCCAGCAGGGAACACTCCGATCTGTATCAGGCCTTCAACAAGGCCTTGAGTGAAGCGGAACCGAGAGTCGACGGTCATCCCTATGAAACCAAGATTGCCTTCCAGGTCTGGAATCCCAAGGGCGAAGTGCTGGTGCATACCGCCAGCGCGCCGTCTTTCGGCACACCCCCGGGGACGCCAGGATTCAGTGATGTGGTGGATCTGAACCACCGTCACTGGCGTGCGTTCATGCTCGAAGACAAACAGAACGGCCTGCGCATCTGGGTTGGCGAGCGAGACGATGTGCGTTCGGACCTGGTGGACCGGATCGTACGCCATACGCTGGGGCCCAATATCCTGGGCAGTTTGCTGTTGGCGTCGATGATCTGGCTGGCGATCGGCTGGGGTTTGAAACCGTTGGTCGATATGGCCGCGACATTGCGTGCGCGGCATCCAGGCTCACTGGAACCCTTGCAACTGATGCCGTTACCTACCGAGCTTGAGCCCATGCAGGCGGCCCTCAACCGCATGCTCGCGCAGATTCAGGAAGTCATGGGGCGGGAGCGGCGCTTTATCGCTGACGCCGCCCATGAAATGCGCACGCCATTAGCGGTGCTCAGGGTCCATGCACAGAACCTGATGGAGGCGGGCAGTGAGGAGGAACGTTGCGAGTCCCTCGAACATTTGATCGCCGGCGTCGACCGTGCCAGCCGACTGGTCAACCAATTACTGACCATGGCTCGACTTGAACCGCAATCAGCGATTCGTATACCCCCCACCATTGATCTGGTCGCCACCGTGCGCGCTAGCCTGGTTCAGATGACCCCCTGGTTGTTGAACAAGGGGCTCGAGCTGGCTTTCGATGTCAGCGACGAAATCGGCCCGGTCAGAGTTGATTCCGCAGCCATCGATATCGCCTTGAACAATTTGGTGACCAACGCTGCAAACTTTTCCCCGGAGCACGGCTTGATCACGGTAAGGCTGAATAAAAAGGCAGATCACTATGAACTGTCTGTCGAGGACGAGGGACCGGGGATTAACGAGGAAGATCGTGATCGGCTTTTCGAGCGTTTCTACAGCCGTGGCAATGATCAGGGGGCGGGCTTGGGTTTGAATATCGTTCAGGCGATCGCCGATCGCCTGGGAGGACAGATTCGGTTAGAAAATCGCGCCTCGAAAGGGTTGTGCGCCACGTTGGAATTCCACTGTTTTTGA